A stretch of Pelagicoccus enzymogenes DNA encodes these proteins:
- a CDS encoding ABC transporter permease subunit has translation MKGIIDRIAAIAGNTFREAIRMRLILLLVVSGVVSLAGGLYFQEFNLGSSELRFIADFGFGAMTLLGSIVAVVATVQLCYGEIEQRTILPILSKPVSRGEFLIGKLLGAWLTICSFIGILTLALILALWIRELQMPDWGVEDTLSRQSVSYSGVLLFAAMQCLRLMVLASITAFFSSYASSSMFAVFMGFFVWVIAQLRGSLVAEWGDGIGQSALKVVTLLIPDLRVFDLGYQALDRSEPLGASVLSLVVYAFVYSVLYGCLAALVLKHREL, from the coding sequence GTGAAGGGGATCATCGACCGGATCGCGGCAATCGCCGGAAACACCTTTCGCGAGGCCATTCGTATGCGCTTGATCCTGCTGCTAGTGGTCAGTGGCGTGGTTTCCCTGGCCGGCGGATTGTATTTCCAGGAATTCAACCTCGGGAGCTCTGAGCTGCGTTTTATCGCTGACTTTGGCTTCGGGGCGATGACCTTGTTAGGATCGATCGTAGCCGTGGTGGCTACAGTGCAGCTCTGCTACGGGGAAATTGAGCAGCGGACCATCCTGCCGATACTCTCCAAGCCTGTGAGTCGCGGGGAGTTTTTGATAGGAAAACTTCTCGGGGCATGGCTGACGATTTGCTCCTTCATCGGAATTCTGACCTTGGCGCTGATACTGGCCTTGTGGATTCGAGAGCTGCAAATGCCGGATTGGGGCGTTGAAGACACCTTGAGTCGACAGTCGGTGAGCTATTCCGGAGTTCTTTTATTCGCGGCCATGCAGTGCCTTCGTTTGATGGTCCTCGCCAGCATAACCGCTTTCTTTTCGTCCTACGCGAGCTCCTCTATGTTCGCTGTTTTCATGGGTTTTTTCGTCTGGGTGATCGCTCAGTTGCGAGGCTCTCTCGTTGCAGAGTGGGGCGACGGGATTGGCCAGAGCGCGCTCAAGGTGGTCACCCTGTTGATTCCGGACTTGCGCGTTTTCGACTTGGGTTATCAGGCCTTGGATCGTTCGGAGCCTCTTGGAGCGTCGGTCCTCAGCCTGGTGGTCTACGCATTTGTCTATTCGGTCTTGTACGGCTGCTTGGCGGCCTTGGTCCTGAAGCACCGTGAACTTTAA
- the cysC gene encoding adenylyl-sulfate kinase, with amino-acid sequence MDENLHPISDRLLNQADREASLGQKGKVVWLCGLSGSGKSTLAIALEKSLHQSGKHVYVLDGDNIRTGLNAGLGFSDEDRRENIRRIAEVSKLFADAGMITLNSFITPSEELRSLAREIIGKDNLIEVYVKASFETCKQRDVKGLYAKMEKGLVPNFTGKDSGFEEPKVTDLVIDTEAQSVEESLQALVDFVAPRVERGE; translated from the coding sequence ATGGACGAAAACCTACATCCCATTTCCGACAGATTGCTGAACCAAGCTGACCGTGAGGCCTCGCTTGGTCAAAAGGGGAAGGTCGTTTGGCTTTGTGGACTCTCTGGATCTGGAAAGAGCACGCTGGCCATTGCCTTGGAGAAGTCGCTTCACCAGAGCGGAAAGCACGTGTATGTGCTCGACGGAGATAACATTCGCACGGGACTCAATGCGGGCCTTGGTTTTTCGGACGAGGATCGACGAGAGAACATTCGACGCATCGCAGAAGTTTCCAAGCTTTTCGCGGATGCGGGAATGATCACTTTGAATTCCTTCATTACGCCCAGCGAGGAGCTGCGCTCGTTGGCGCGGGAGATAATCGGGAAGGACAACCTGATCGAGGTGTACGTGAAAGCATCCTTCGAAACTTGCAAGCAACGCGACGTCAAAGGCCTTTACGCGAAAATGGAGAAGGGCTTGGTGCCCAACTTTACGGGCAAGGATTCCGGATTCGAGGAGCCGAAGGTGACGGATCTGGTGATCGACACGGAAGCTCAATCCGTGGAGGAATCCCTGCAGGCGCTCGTCGATTTCGTTGCTCCACGCGTGGAGAGAGGCGAATAG
- a CDS encoding dicarboxylate/amino acid:cation symporter produces MKISNTKLTRNILIAMVLGLFLGIVLNVLGLQENAFVNDHILDGALGVVGDIFIRSLKLLVVPLVFVSLVCGTAAMDDVRKLGKIGLKTVSLYLLTTCIAISIAMALAFIFKPGVGVNPTGVEDYVATEAPTIWEVITNMFPTNPVSAMAEGNMLQIIVFSILFGLAMVVSGKAGQRVLSLFSDLNEIVLNLVLVLMLIAPFGVFAKITIVFAEQGVDAIIELGKYFLLVILALVIHAVVVYPTLLKVFSGLSPVQFLKNFYKVQIFAFSTASSNATLPVTLETAEKKLGVKNSTASFTIPLGATINMDGTAIMQGVATVFIAQLSGMDLSLSQILMVVVTATLASIGTAGVPGVGLVMLAMVLNQVGLPVEKVSLIVGIDRVLDMLRTAVNVTGDAAVTCIVAKSEGQLDEEQYNADPNAA; encoded by the coding sequence ATGAAGATCTCGAATACCAAACTGACTCGCAACATCCTGATCGCCATGGTGCTAGGCTTGTTTCTGGGCATCGTGCTAAACGTGCTGGGCTTGCAGGAAAACGCCTTCGTCAACGACCATATCCTCGACGGCGCCTTGGGAGTCGTGGGTGACATCTTCATTCGCTCCCTCAAGCTCTTAGTTGTGCCTCTGGTATTTGTGTCGCTGGTGTGTGGTACGGCGGCGATGGACGATGTTCGGAAGCTGGGAAAGATCGGTCTTAAAACGGTGTCGCTCTATTTGCTGACGACTTGCATCGCTATATCTATCGCGATGGCGTTGGCCTTCATCTTCAAGCCGGGTGTTGGCGTCAATCCCACTGGCGTAGAAGACTACGTCGCTACGGAGGCCCCGACAATCTGGGAGGTGATCACCAACATGTTTCCGACCAATCCGGTCAGCGCTATGGCAGAGGGAAACATGCTGCAGATCATCGTTTTTTCGATCCTTTTCGGACTGGCCATGGTCGTATCGGGAAAAGCAGGACAACGTGTCCTGAGCCTTTTTTCGGACCTCAACGAGATCGTTCTGAACTTGGTTTTGGTATTGATGCTGATCGCTCCATTTGGCGTTTTTGCAAAAATAACCATCGTCTTCGCGGAGCAAGGAGTGGATGCGATTATCGAACTGGGTAAGTATTTCTTGTTGGTGATTCTCGCTTTGGTCATTCATGCCGTGGTTGTCTATCCGACTTTGTTGAAGGTGTTCAGTGGTCTCAGCCCGGTCCAGTTCCTGAAAAATTTCTACAAGGTGCAGATCTTCGCCTTCAGTACGGCGAGCAGCAATGCTACCTTGCCGGTGACTTTGGAGACTGCGGAAAAGAAGCTGGGCGTTAAGAACTCGACTGCCTCTTTTACTATTCCGCTGGGGGCAACCATCAATATGGACGGAACGGCCATCATGCAAGGGGTCGCCACAGTCTTTATCGCTCAGCTCTCGGGGATGGATCTCAGCTTGAGCCAGATCCTGATGGTCGTGGTCACGGCAACCTTGGCCTCAATCGGGACTGCTGGCGTGCCTGGCGTTGGTCTGGTGATGCTTGCTATGGTGCTAAACCAGGTGGGCTTGCCAGTGGAAAAGGTCAGCTTGATCGTCGGAATTGACCGCGTGCTGGATATGTTGCGAACTGCGGTCAACGTGACGGGGGATGCCGCGGTGACCTGTATCGTGGCGAAGAGCGAAGGGCAGCTTGACGAAGAGCAGTACAACGCGGATCCAAACGCAGCCTGA
- the uvrB gene encoding excinuclease ABC subunit UvrB: MGLFKLNSDYKPMGDQPEAIASLLGSIRAGNKFQTLLGVTGSGKTFSMANIIADLDRPALIISHNKTLAAQLYSEFKRFFPENAVEYFVSYYDYYQPEAYVPSSDTYIEKDSSINDEIDRLRISTTSSLISRRDVIVIASVSCIYGLGSPDDFQELMIPLRIGEEYGRDKLLNGLIEILYERNDVNLERGRFRVRGDVVDVMPAYLEKGLRVEFWGDEIERISEFDPLTGNVIQDLERFDLYPANQFVTTKEKMERAVGVIKAELKERVAEFEAKGQLLEAQRISMRTNYDLEMMQEVGFCNGIENYSMHLSGRTPGERPFCLIDFFQKDFLTFVDESHVTIPQVGAMYAGDRSRKTTLVEHGFRLPSALENRPMNFQEFMEVTGQTIYVTATPAKFEREKSEVIAEQVIRPTGLLDPVITIRPTKGQVEDLVAEIRKAIEAGERVLVTTLTKRLSEDITAYLREKDVSVEYLHSDIDALERVEILRRLRAGRFDVLVGINLLREGLDLPEVALVAILDADKEGFLRSETSLVQTAGRAARHEKGRVIFYADVITDSIRRTMETTEYRRSKQIEYNEAHGIVPKSVNRGDQQSLRELQEEADEAAPMVGEDDDVQAVIDELTVEMDEAAARLEFEKAALLRDQIDSLKSGGAAAPSAKSGYGRRKRR, translated from the coding sequence ATGGGATTGTTCAAGCTCAATTCAGACTACAAGCCGATGGGCGATCAGCCCGAGGCGATCGCTTCGCTTCTGGGCTCTATTCGAGCGGGGAACAAGTTCCAGACCTTGCTCGGCGTAACCGGTTCGGGAAAGACGTTTTCCATGGCGAACATTATCGCCGATCTGGATCGACCGGCGCTGATCATTTCGCACAACAAGACTTTGGCGGCTCAGCTCTATTCCGAGTTCAAGCGCTTCTTCCCTGAGAACGCGGTGGAGTACTTCGTAAGCTATTACGACTACTACCAACCGGAAGCCTACGTCCCGTCGTCGGATACGTACATCGAAAAGGATTCGTCTATCAATGATGAGATCGACCGTCTCCGTATTTCAACTACGAGCAGCCTTATCAGTCGCCGTGACGTGATCGTGATTGCGAGCGTGTCTTGCATCTATGGATTGGGTTCGCCTGACGATTTCCAGGAGCTGATGATCCCGCTCAGGATAGGCGAAGAATACGGACGCGACAAGTTGCTCAATGGCTTAATCGAAATCCTGTATGAGCGAAACGACGTCAATTTGGAGCGAGGCCGGTTTCGCGTTCGGGGCGATGTGGTGGACGTCATGCCTGCCTACTTGGAAAAGGGCTTGCGCGTCGAGTTTTGGGGCGACGAGATCGAGAGAATTTCTGAGTTTGATCCGCTGACTGGGAACGTCATTCAAGATTTGGAGCGTTTCGACCTTTATCCAGCCAACCAGTTCGTGACCACCAAGGAGAAGATGGAGCGGGCAGTTGGTGTCATCAAGGCTGAGCTGAAGGAGCGAGTTGCGGAGTTTGAGGCGAAAGGGCAACTGCTGGAGGCGCAGAGGATTTCCATGCGTACCAACTACGACTTGGAAATGATGCAAGAGGTAGGCTTCTGCAACGGCATCGAAAATTATTCGATGCACCTCTCGGGACGTACTCCCGGCGAGCGACCCTTTTGCTTGATCGACTTTTTCCAGAAGGACTTCCTCACCTTTGTTGATGAGAGCCATGTGACTATTCCCCAGGTGGGAGCGATGTACGCGGGGGACCGATCGCGCAAGACGACCCTGGTGGAGCATGGTTTTCGCCTGCCCTCCGCCCTGGAAAATCGGCCTATGAATTTTCAGGAATTCATGGAAGTGACGGGGCAAACGATTTACGTGACGGCTACACCGGCGAAGTTTGAACGGGAAAAAAGCGAAGTGATAGCGGAGCAGGTTATCCGTCCAACGGGCCTGCTCGATCCTGTGATCACCATTCGACCGACGAAAGGCCAGGTTGAAGACTTGGTTGCGGAGATTCGCAAGGCTATCGAGGCGGGCGAGCGTGTCTTGGTCACCACGCTGACCAAGCGCTTGAGCGAGGATATTACCGCGTATTTGCGCGAAAAGGATGTCAGCGTCGAGTATTTGCACTCGGATATTGATGCCTTGGAACGCGTCGAGATATTGAGGCGATTGAGAGCCGGGCGATTCGATGTATTGGTTGGAATCAACCTTTTACGGGAGGGGCTCGACTTGCCGGAGGTTGCCTTGGTTGCGATTTTGGATGCGGATAAGGAAGGATTCTTGCGCAGCGAAACGAGTTTGGTGCAGACAGCTGGGAGGGCGGCTCGCCACGAGAAAGGTCGAGTCATCTTCTATGCGGATGTAATCACGGATTCGATTCGAAGAACGATGGAAACCACCGAGTACCGCCGCTCCAAGCAAATCGAATACAATGAGGCTCATGGGATCGTGCCGAAGAGCGTCAATCGCGGCGACCAGCAGAGCTTGCGAGAGCTGCAGGAGGAGGCTGATGAGGCAGCCCCGATGGTTGGCGAGGACGACGACGTGCAAGCGGTAATCGACGAATTAACCGTCGAAATGGACGAAGCGGCGGCGCGGCTTGAGTTCGAGAAGGCCGCATTGTTGAGAGATCAAATTGACTCTTTAAAGTCAGGTGGGGCGGCTGCGCCGTCAGCTAAATCTGGATACGGGCGCAGGAAGAGACGCTGA
- a CDS encoding tetratricopeptide repeat protein → MICSKTIKLATTGILCLAGAASLSAQFKTDQEFWNQAHIRKTFEKSYEIRSKVEPDLTEEEQVLLKGVITMVTGDPATGIQPDKDKALRAILDALAANPDATAAFDFIAANFYAEKGDLKNAIKYYDSATKKFSSFLRAVRNGAIMKVKEGKYEAALKDFTKAIELGAKDTTTMGLLGLCYVNTGKYFSAETAYREAIVLDPTVKDWQVGLAKSLLQQRKYEEGIAVLEQILVDDPENDILWSSAANAYLGLEDAETAVAIQEIVDRLGKSTPESLVFMGNIYMSRSLNDLALEYFQRAIKMDPKQDPEVYVAVAETMTARGTYDQATKIISDIEKSFTNNLSDKDQLTLLRLEAQIGLATGGGEKVIPILEKLIERDPMDGQALLLLAEFNANKGTTDGYSRADLYFDRATKVRAWEVRALISWARSYVSRERFGKAIPLLERVQVIDPQDHIGRYLDQVRKVYIASQGL, encoded by the coding sequence ATGATTTGCAGCAAAACAATCAAATTAGCCACAACAGGCATTCTCTGCCTGGCCGGCGCCGCGTCGCTGTCAGCGCAATTTAAGACAGACCAGGAATTCTGGAACCAAGCACACATCCGCAAGACCTTCGAAAAATCCTACGAGATAAGGTCAAAAGTGGAGCCAGACCTCACCGAAGAGGAACAGGTCCTCCTCAAGGGCGTTATCACCATGGTGACCGGAGATCCAGCCACTGGAATCCAGCCGGACAAGGACAAGGCTCTGCGAGCCATCCTAGACGCCCTCGCCGCCAATCCAGACGCGACCGCAGCGTTCGACTTCATCGCCGCCAACTTCTACGCCGAAAAGGGCGACTTGAAGAACGCGATCAAGTACTACGACAGCGCTACCAAAAAGTTCTCCAGCTTCCTCCGTGCCGTTCGCAACGGCGCTATCATGAAGGTAAAGGAGGGCAAGTACGAAGCGGCCCTCAAGGACTTCACGAAGGCGATCGAGCTGGGAGCCAAGGACACCACCACCATGGGTCTACTCGGACTCTGCTACGTAAACACTGGCAAGTACTTCTCTGCGGAAACCGCTTACCGCGAAGCCATCGTTCTCGACCCTACCGTCAAGGACTGGCAAGTCGGACTCGCAAAGTCCCTTCTGCAGCAGCGCAAGTACGAAGAAGGCATTGCGGTACTCGAGCAGATCCTCGTTGACGATCCCGAAAACGACATCCTCTGGTCCAGCGCGGCAAATGCCTACCTCGGCCTCGAAGATGCGGAAACAGCGGTCGCCATCCAGGAAATCGTCGACCGCCTCGGCAAGTCGACTCCTGAGTCGCTCGTTTTCATGGGTAACATCTACATGTCCCGTAGCTTGAACGACCTCGCTCTCGAATACTTCCAACGCGCCATCAAGATGGATCCGAAACAGGATCCTGAGGTTTACGTGGCCGTTGCCGAGACCATGACCGCACGCGGTACCTACGATCAGGCAACCAAGATCATCAGCGACATCGAGAAAAGCTTCACCAACAACTTGTCGGACAAGGACCAACTTACCCTGCTGCGCCTCGAGGCCCAAATCGGTCTCGCTACAGGCGGCGGCGAAAAGGTTATCCCGATTCTCGAAAAGCTCATCGAGCGCGACCCGATGGACGGCCAAGCTCTCCTGCTCCTCGCAGAGTTCAACGCGAACAAGGGAACCACCGACGGCTACTCCCGCGCTGACCTCTACTTCGATCGGGCGACCAAGGTTCGCGCCTGGGAAGTACGTGCCCTCATCTCTTGGGCACGTTCCTACGTTTCTCGCGAACGCTTCGGCAAGGCGATCCCGCTGCTCGAGCGCGTGCAGGTCATCGACCCGCAGGACCATATCGGTCGCTACCTCGACCAGGTTCGCAAGGTCTACATCGCATCCCAAGGCCTCTAG
- a CDS encoding ExbD/TolR family protein, producing MRNRKNLNSDEESTDINISPLIDMVFILLIFFIVTTVFVEESGLSANTPDPTSNPNQDDDKELVSFLVRANGEVIYKDQDVGIGAVRGIVAPAMRQDEHPITVNVEPNARMSLVVAVIDEAESGGAPQVTMKAVSE from the coding sequence ATGAGAAACCGCAAAAACTTAAACTCGGACGAAGAATCAACTGACATCAACATCTCCCCGTTGATCGACATGGTCTTCATTCTCCTGATCTTCTTCATCGTTACGACGGTGTTCGTTGAAGAGTCTGGCCTGTCAGCCAATACGCCAGACCCGACCAGCAACCCGAATCAAGACGACGACAAGGAACTGGTGTCCTTTCTCGTCCGAGCCAACGGCGAGGTAATCTACAAAGACCAGGACGTGGGAATCGGAGCCGTGCGCGGCATCGTTGCCCCCGCTATGCGCCAGGACGAGCACCCGATCACGGTAAACGTGGAACCCAATGCCCGCATGAGTCTCGTCGTCGCAGTAATCGACGAAGCCGAGTCCGGTGGGGCCCCGCAGGTTACCATGAAAGCCGTATCCGAATAA